TTTATCGTCTTCTTTACGCTTTCCGGATATGGACTATACCGGGGCTATCCCCATCTTGTGCAGCAAATTAAACTATTAAACGAACAGCTGCCGGCTGTAATGGAAGCCTATCAGAATTGGACTAAGGAATTCTATAAACAAACCGAACGTCTTCCTGATGGCATTCACGAGCGAGTGGAAGATAGCTATCTGCGGCTGGAAACCTGGCTGAATTCGAAGCTCATGAAGATAATGGCCGGGATGAGTGGTGTATTTAATCTCATCATTCTCATTGCGGTGATTCCTGTTATGACGTTTTACTTTTTAAAAGACCACCATTATATTATGAACTCGCTTTTAAAGCTTTCTCCGAAGAAATGGCACAGGGAAGCCGTTCGGTTAACCAAAAAACTGAACCGTTCCCTCGGCGGTTATATCAGGGGGCAGATAATTATCAGCTTATTTGTAGGCGGGCTTGCCTCACTAGGATTCTACCTGGCGGGCCTCCCTTATCCGCTTGTTCTTGGAGTTGTGGCTGGAATTACCAACATTATTCCATACTTCGGTCCATTAATAGGAGCGGTACCGGCATTAATAGTAGCGGCGACGATATCTATGAAAGTGTTATTTTTAACCCTCATCGTTATCGTTATTATTCAGGTAATCGAAGGAAATCTTTTATCTCCATATATTATGGGCAGGAGCATTCATACCCACCCGCTCCTGATTATATTTGCCCTTCTGGCAGGCGGAGAACTGGCGGGAGTGGCTGGAATGGTGCTGGCCGTGCCGGTGTTAACGTGTTTAAAAGTTGTGGTGGAAGAAGTTTATCAAGCCCGGATGGCCCGAAGCGTTGACAGATAAGCATAACTTTTCTATAATTACGCATATCTACACTATATGAACGATAAATACGGAGAAGGAAAAAAGTAAGCAGCCAGCAATTCATAAGAGATGTTCTTCCATAGGCTGAAAGAAGAACAGAAATTGCCCTGTTGAAAGCTATTCCGGAGTGCGGTTAATACCCGCCGGCCATTCGCACCGTTACCCGCGAAGAGAGTGATAGACGACTTATTGTCTATAACCAGGGTGGTACCGCGGATTAAAATCCCGTCCCTGCCAGATGGCAGGGACGGGATTTTTTCGTTTATATAGAGAAGGATGAATTTTTAAGGAGGTTTATCATATGAAAAATTTAACTTCAGCAGACGTACGACAAATGTTCCTCAACTTCTTTAAAGAAAAAGGTCACAGTGTTGAGCCCAGCGCTTCTCTTGTGCCCCATGAGGATCCTTCCCTGCTGTGGATCAACAGTGGTGTAGCTACATTAAAGAAATACTTTGACGGCCGGGTAATTCCGGAAAATCCACGTATTGTAAATGCGCAAAAATCGATTCGTACAAACGATATCGAAAATGTTGGATTTACGGCCCGCCACCATACTTTCTTTGAAATGCTCGGTAACTTTTCCATCGGCGATTACTTTAAAGAAGAAGCAATTGAATGGGGATGGGAATTTTTAACGAGCCCTGACTGGATCGGGTTTGAGCCTGAAAAACTGTCGGTCACCGTTCACCCTGAGGATGATGAAGCTTACGCGATCTGGAGAGACAAAATCGGAATTGATGAGAAAAAAATCATCCGCTTAGAAGAAAATTTCTGGGACATTGGGGAAGGTCCAAGCGGTCCAAACACCGAAATTTTCTATGATCGCGGTGAGAAATACGGAAATGACCCATCCGACCCTGAGCTGTATCCAGGAGGAGAAAATGAAAGGTATCTTGAAATCTGGAACTTAGTATTTTCCCAGTTCAACCATAACCCTGACGATACGTATACTCCGCTTCCGAAGAAAAATATTGATACAGGCATGGGGCTTGAGCGTATGGTATGTGTCATTCAAGATACCCAGACGAACTTTGAAACAGATTTGTTTCTGCCAATTATTCAAGCTACTGAAAAAATCTCCGGTGTATCTTACGGAGAAACAGAAGAGCAGGACTCAGCTTTTAAAGTGATTGCCGACCATATGCGTACGGTAAGTTTCGCCGTAAGTGATGGTGCGCTGCCTTCCAATGAAGGAAGGGGATATGTGCTCAGACGACTATTGCGCCGTGCTGTACGATTTGCGAAACAGATTAATATTAATGAGCCGTTCATGTACAGGCTGGTTCCCGAAGTAGCCGACATTATGAATGACTTTTACCCGGATATTCGCAAAAAACAAGAATTTATCCAAAGCGTCATAAAAACCGAAGAAGAGCGTTTCCACGAAACGCTAAATGAAGGACTTACGATTCTTTCCTCGATTATGAAAGAGGAAACAGCGAAAGGAAGCAATGTCTTTCCTGGAAGCGAAGTATTCCGTCTCTATGATACCTTTGGTTTTCCTAAGGAACTAACTGAGGAATATGTGGCAGAAGCCGGTTTTACGATTGATGAAGAAGGCTTCCAGAATGAAATGAAGAGGCAGCGTGAACGTGCAAGAAGCGCCCGGCAGAAATCTGACAGCATGCAGATTCAGGATGGAGTTCTCGGCGATGTGAACGTCAAGAGTGAGTTCATCGGCTATGATCGTTTAAGCACGGAAGCTGCTGTCGTTGAACTCATTAAGGACAATGCCTTCGCAGAAGCAGCGTCTGAAGGGGACACGGTTTATCTCTTCTTGGATCAGACGCCTTTCTATGCGGAAAGCGGCGGACAAATCGCTGATAAAGGGATCTTGAAAAACGATGAGGTTGAGGTAGAAATTACGAATGTGCAAAAAGCACCAAACGGCCAGCATATGCATGAAGCGGTTGTTGAAAAAGGAACCATTCAAAAAGGTGTCAGCTTAATTGCAGAAGTAAATAAAGAAACTCGGTCATACATCGTGAAAAACCATACGGCGACACACTTGCTTCACCAGGCGCTAAAAGATGTGCTGGGTGATCATGTTAATCAGGCCGGGTCTCTTGTAGCTCCTGAACGACTGCGCTTTGACTTCTCTCATTTTGGGTCCGTCACGGAATCTGAAATTGAGAAGATTGAAAAAATTGTTAATGAAAAAATTTGGAAGTCTCTTCCTGTAGGCGTGGAGTTCAAATCCCTTGAAGAGGCGAAGGAACAAGGCGCGATGGCCCTATTCGGCGAAAAATACGGCTCTGAAGTCCGCGTAGTACAAGTAGGGGATTACAGCATGGAACTTTGCGGCGGCTGCCATGTGGTAAATACGGCTGAAATCGGACTGTTTAAGATCGTAAGCGAAACGGGTATAGGAGCTGGTACAAGACGAATTGAGGCTGTAACAGCTAAAGGGGCTTATGAGTACTTAAGCGGTAAGGAAGCCCTATTAGAAGAAGCAGGAGAACTGGTTAAAGCAAAACCGAACCAGCTAATTGAGCGCATCCAGCACCTTCAGGATGAAATGAAGGCATTACAGCGTGAAAATGAATCACTAGCTTCTAAGATGTCTAATCTGGAAGCTGCGTCTATTTTTGAAGAAATCGAAACTGTAAACGGAGTCAACCTGCTGGCTAAACAAGTAGATGTTAAAGACATGAACGCCTTACGAAATATGATGGATGACCTCAAACAGAAAACAGAGTCCGGAGTTTTCCTTCTGGCGACAACAAGCGGGGAAAAAGTCCAGCTCATTGCAGGTGTTTCAAAAGACTTGATTGACAAAGGCTTCCATGCGGGCAACCTGATTAAACAGGCTGCTACGATATGTGGAGGCGGCGGCGGCGGCCGTCCTGATATGGCACAGGCGGGCGGTAAAGACCCTTCCAAGATTTCGGAAGCCTTGGCATATGCTCAAGAATATGTTCAAAGCAATTCCTAACTTTATAGTCTCTGTTATTTTTTCAGTGAAAAATAAGGGGAATGTGAAATAGCGAAGCGGAAAAAAATGGGCCGTCAAGATCACGCAGCGAGAAGGCTTGACGGTTCGTCCGCTTATAGAAGCACATTTCGTAAATTAAAGAAACACCCTCATTTAACAGAGCTAATTTTTAAAATAAAGGAAATAAGTATATAATGGAAGAAACACTAATATGTGCGAGGTGATCTTTAATGAGTTCGATGGATAAAACAATGCGATTTAATTTTTCAGAAGAGCCGTTTGATAAAGATGTACGAGCCCTGCTGCTTTCCGTTCATAATTCTTTAGAGGAAAAAGGCTATAACCCCATCAATCAAATCGTTGGCTACCTGTTATCTGGAGACCCAGCTTATATTCCTCGCCACCAGGATGCGAGAAATCTCATCCGAAAAATGGAACGGGATGAATTGATCGAAGAGTTAGTGAAATTTTATCTAGAAAAGAATAAAGAGGAAGCTTAATGAAAAAAATAGGGTTAGATGTTGGAGAGAAGACGATAGGAGTTGCCCTGTCCGATGCCATGGGCTGGACAGCTCAAGGGATTACGACTCTCCAATGGGATGAAAATAACTATTCAACAGTGAAAGAACCGCTGAGAAAAGTTATCGAAGAAAACGAAGTTACTGAAGCTGTAGTAGGTCTTCCTAAAAATATGAATGGATCTATCGGCCCAAGGGGGCAAGAGAGCCAAAGGTTTGGAAGATGGCTCGAGAGGGAATTCGAGATTAAGGTTCATCTCTGGGATGAACGATTGACAACGATGGCTGCTGAACGGGTGTTGATCGATGCGGATGTAAGTCGTAAAAAGCGTAAAAAAGTAATTGATAAAATGGCAGCTGTCATCATTTTACAAAGTTATTTAGATTCTAATCAATAAAGGAGGCCTTTCCATGGCTTTAGAAAAAGAAGAAAGAATTATTATTCCTGATGAGAACGGAGAAGAACATTTATTTGAAGTACTGTTCACATTTGATGTTGATCAGACGGAACAATCCTACATCGCCGTTGTACCTGCTGAACAGAAAGAAGGCGACGAAGTAGAGGTTTACGCGTTCAGATATGAAGAGAAAGGCAACGAGGAAGACGATCTGGCTCTTTATCAAATTGAATCGGACGAAGAGTGGGAAATGGTCGAAGAAATGTTAACGACCCTCACGGAAGAAGATTTAACATAAGATAATAGCTTAAGGCACTAAGCCTAAAGCTAAGGCTGTCGACTTTATCGGCAGCCTTTTTTATTTGCATTAGACGATATTTGATATTATTGAGAAAAGCAAGGGGTTCTTGCTTGGAGGGTTTAAAAAAGAAGTTTAGCACGTGTGTGTGCCAACATTGAACGACCCCACGTTAAGTGGAACCTTTTAATAAACGAGCAGGCCCCTTTTAAAAAAAATCAACATCAAAGAATAAGGGGATTTTGGGCAAACATAAAATATTGTTCACTATTTCTTAATCGAATAAGGTTAGAAAAAAGCTCGTAATTTGTAGTATAATGTAGCGGATGGAAGGAGGAGCTTTGGTGTCTGATTCGAAAGATAAACAGAAGTACATGGACCGAATGAAGGAAAGAAATGAAGAAAGAAGCACAGTACGCAAGATTGTTGCCATTGTATTAATCTCTCTGGCCGCACTACTAATTATCAGTGTGATCGTGGGTTTTCTATATATTAGATCTTCTTTACAGCCGGTTGACCCGCAAGATAACAGTCAAATAAAAGTTGAAATCCCTATAGGGTCATCAACATCGCAAATTGCGACAATCCTGGAAGATAATGGTGTTATTAAAAACGAGCTCATTTTCAGGTTATATACAAAGTTTAATAATGAGACGGGTTTTCAGGCAGGTAACTATCAATTTACAGCATCGATGACCCATGATGAAATTATCGATTCCTTAAAAGAAGGAAAACTCATTAAAGAACCGGCTGTCACTATAACGATTCCGGAAGGCAGAAATATGGAGCAGATTGCTGAACTCTATGCGAAGGAATTTGACTTTACAAAAGAAGAATTTTTAGAAAAAGTAAATAACGAAGATTACTTAAACGAACTGATTGAAAAATATCCAGAACTGCTGAGTGAGGATATTTTAAATGAAGACCTGAGATATGCACTGGAAGGGTACCTCTTCTCGACCACTTACCAGTATGAGGTGGAGAACCCTGAGCTGGAAGAGGTGATTGAAGATATGCTTCAGGCGACTCAGGAGGTTATCGTACAGCATAAAGAACAAATAGAGGAAAGGGACCTTACCGTACATGAAGCTCTGACGATGGCATCTCTTCTGGAAAATGAAGCGAGAACAGCCGAGAGCAGAAAAAGAATTGCAGGAGTATTTTACAACAGGATTGAAGAAGATATGATGCTGCAGACGGACCCTACCGTTCTATATGCACTCGGAGAACATAAAGATCGTGTGCTTTATGAAGATCTTGAGGTAGATTCACCCTATAACACTTATCAAAACAAAGGGCTTCCAGTTGGGCCAATATCGAGCTTTAACCGTAATTCATTAGAAGCCGCCTTAAATCCGGTTGAATCCGAGTATCTTTATTTCTTAGCGGATCAGGAAGGGGAAATATATTATTCCGAAACGCTTAAAGAGCATAATAAGCTTAAAAAAGAACACATAAACAAGGACGATGAATAAAAAAGTGAAGGAATGCGATTAATACTCGCATTCCTTCTTTTTTATATGTTAAAATAATAGGGTTGTAAAACGGAGTTTTATTTTAGGAAGGGGTATCTTTCCCATGCATACAATCGAGTATTTGCAATCATTGCTGCCCGAGCCTTCAGAAAAAGTGAAGAATTTAGAGAGCTATGCAAAAGAACATAACGTTCCGATTATGGAGCCGTTAGGTATAGATTTTTTAATGCAGTTGATCCGCATTCATCAGCCTAAACGCATTCTGGAAATTGGAACAGCGATCGGTTATTCCGCCTTAAGAATGCTTGAAGCTTCTCCAAAGAGTCAAATTATAACAATGGAAAGAGATGAACAGAGAATTACTGAGGCGAGAAAGAATATCCGCGCATTTAATGCGGAAGACCGTGTGATTATTTTAAGCGGCGACGCCCTTAATTTAAAAGAAGAAGCGGCCCGGTTTACCCCTTATGACTTGTTATTTATCGATGCTGCTAAGGGCAAATATGAGGAGTTTTTTAATTTATATGCCCCGCTCATTGCGGATAAAGGGATCATCGTTTCTGACAATGTTTTATTTAAAGGTTATGTAGCTGACCCATCACAGACGAACAGCCGGCTGAGTCAAATGGCGAAGAAGATAAGGAACTTTAATGAAACTTTAAATTCCCGTAACGATTACCATACGACCATTGTACCGATTGGTGATGGTGTAGCAATTACAGTGAAAAATCATTAAGAACTGTAATTTACAGGAAAGGAGAACCCGGAAGATGAGTGATAAACCTGTTGTTATTGGAGTTGCTGGAGGAACAGGCTCTGGAAAAACAAGCGTAACCCGCTCTATTATTCAAAGATTTACCGATAAAACCTTATTAATGATTGAGCAGGATTATTATTATAAGGACCAGAGCCACCTTCCGATGGAAGAGAGACTTAAAACAAATTATGACCACCCGCTTGCTTTTGATAATGATTTACTAATTGAACACATCAATCAATTAATTGACCAGAAGCCGATAGAAAAGCCGGTCTATGATTATAAGGTTCATACACGCTCTGATGAAACGATTCATGTAGAGCCTAAAGAAGTAATTATCTTAGAAGGGATCCTCGTTCTTGAGGATGAACGTCTGCGTGATCTTATGGATATTAAAGTTTTTGTGGATACTGATGCAGACGTAAGAATTATTCGCAGAATGATGAGGGATATCAACGAACGCGGCCGAACACTGGATTCCGTTATCGATCAGTATATTAACGTAGTACGCCCGATGCATCTTCAGTTTGTAGAACCTACTAAGCGTTACGCAGACATCATTATTCCAGAAGGCGGGCAGAACCATGTAGCAATTGATTTAATGGCTACAAAAATCCAAACTGTGCTGCGTGAAAAAGGTCAGATCATGAATAAATAAAATAGTTGAAAACTTTAAAAAAATCTGGCATAGTTTGGGATAGAAGTTCTAGATAACCTTACTCCTGTATACTCTTATAACTATATAGGGGACAGGTTGTCTATATTGTCGGATAGAAGGAGTGTAATGGAAAATGGCGCAAGAAAAAAGCTTTTATATGACAGAAGAAGGTAAAAGAAAATTAGAAGAAGAACTGGATTATTTAAAAAATGAACGCCGTAAAGAAGTTGTTGAAAGAATAAAAATCGCGCGCGGCTTTGGAGATCTCTCCGAGAACTCTGAATATGATGCAGCAAAAGATGAACAGGCTTTTGTTGAATCAAGAATTCAAACCGTAGAAAATATGATTCGCAACGCGGTTATTATTGAAAGTGATCAGGATAATCCGGACCGTGTGTCCATGGGTAAATCAGTCACTTTTCAGGAACTTCCGGATGGCGAGGAAGAAACGTATACGATCGTGGGAAGTGCGGAAGCGGATCCTTTTGAAGGAAAAATTTCTAACGACTCTCCAATGGCTCAAAGCTTAATTGGACATGAAGTAGGGGATGAAGTTTCCGTTGCTACCCCGGGCGGAGAAATCCTTGTCAAAATTGTAACGGTGACAGCTTAATAAAGAAAGCGAGGCAGGGGGATTCCCTGCCTTTTCATTTTTAAACGGTCGCAGGTTTTCGGTTCATTACGAATGAGTTATGGTGGAATGGATTCATAAGGAGGAAGCGACTATGGCTAAAAATAAAACTTCAAGAGCCGAGCGTTTAGAAGACAAAAAAATAAGAGGTAAGAAACTTATGGTTTGGCTGGCAGGAGCCGCTGCTATATTAATTATAGTGTTCATATTCCAATTTGCTACAGGCGGCCAGGATTCATCTGAGTCTAGCAATAAGACGAGCACAGAAAACAGCCAGGAGTCTGAGCAGTCGTCAGACAGCGGTGAGAATAACGGAAATGAAGAGCAGGAGCTGAAAGTCAAAACAAAAGACAGTGAAGAGGACTCCAGTTCTGAAGATGAAGACAAGGGAAAAGAAGCTAAAGAAAAAGAAGATAAGGAAAAAGAAGATAAGGAAAAAGAAGAGAAAGAAGAAAAAGATAAGGAAAAAGAAGAGAAAGAAGAAAAAGATAAGGACCGTAAAGTGGAAGAAGGAACTGAGGAAAATGTCGATAAAGTAATCACACAAGACTGGGAACCGGTAGGAACTGAGCAGAATGTTTCTGGAAAACACCGTCCATCCTTCCAGCAGGGCTCACAGGACTGGAACGAAATCATTCAGGCTGCCAGTGCAGCGACCGGCCTTAATCAGAATGACATGATTCAATGGAGAGTAGAGAATGCGGGCGGCGGAAATGTAAGTGCCACGCTCTCCGATAAGTCTCAGAAGAATGTATATCGTGTCCTTATCGAATGGGCTAATAATAAAGAAGGTTACCGTGCAGTGCAAGTGGAGAAGCTGAATGAAGTGCCATCACAATACAGATAAACAGGGGGATATGAACGAAAATGGCTACTGGAATTATTGGAGCAATGGATGAAGAAATACAGCTGCTGAAAGATCAAATGAAAGTTCGGGAAGTGCACCACGTGGCTGGAAGCATTTTTATCGAAGGAGAACTAAAAGGCGAATCAGTTGTCTTGTTGAAATCAGGCATCGGGAAAGTCAATGCGGCGATTGCAGCGACTATTCTTCATGAAAGGTTTGATGTCGACGAAGTGATCAATACGGGGTCTGCCGGAGGATTTGCAACAGATTTAGAAGTCGGAGACGTCGTGATATCATCGTCAGTTACCCATCATGATGTCGATGTTACCGCCTTTAACTATGAATATGGACAGGTACCTGGCCTGCCCGCGATGTTTACGGCTGATGAGGCGCTTATTACCAAAGCAGTAAAAGCGGTAGAGAAAACCACTGCAAAAGCGATGAAAGGGATCATCGCCACAGGTGATTCTTTCATGCAGCAGGAAGCCCACGTGCACGAGGTAAGGAGGAAATTTCCAGAAATGATTGCGGCAGAAATGGAAGCAGCAGCGATAGCTCAAGTCTGCCACAAATATGAAACTCCTTTTGTCATTATACGTGCCCTTTCCGACATTGCCGGTAAGGAATCGTCGATATCCTTTGAACAATTTTTGCCAAAGGCTGCTGAAAATGCCGCAACTATCATTATAACGATGCTAGAGTTAAGAGATTAGGAGAAATTACCACTTCTTAGGAGGGAATTCTGTGTTACAATCATAGAAGCCTAGGAGGTGGGAAGAATGGACTCTGACAAAGCCTTGGAAGGTAAAGCAGCTGATTATAAAAGGTTTACTATGACCTTGCTGATATTAAGTGGATATTTATATATTGGTGTATTGATTAGTATGTTTGAGTATCATTCTACCGCATACTATTATCTATTTGGTCTAATAGCCGTCTTGTTAATAGCAGCTTTTATATTTGTAAGAAAACTTCAGCATATACAAAAAGATTTATCAGAATCATAAATAGGAGCCGCTGCTTAAAGCAGCGGCTCTTTTTTGTATTGTTGTATAGTTCCGTTTGCGAAAGATCGAGAAACGACTCGCTTCCCGTACGTCCAGGCGGTCTAATTGGACTGTCCGTATTTGCTTTGTTTATAAAACTCATGGAAAATTTTCATTAGAGCTCTTTTTTCAATGCGTGAAACGTAGCTCCGTGAGATGCCCAGCTCTTTAGCTATCTCTCTTTGGGTCCGCTCATCCTCATCATTTAATCCGTAGCGAAAGACGATGACTTCTTTTTCTCTATCGTCTAAAACACCTATATACTGTTTTATTTGTTCAATCTCCATATGAAGCTGAATTTCTTCAACCACATCAACGACATCTGCCTGCAAAATATCGAGCAGATTTAGTTCATTGCCTTCTTTATCGTGACCGATTGGATCTTGCAAAGAGATGTCCTTGCTCATCTTTTTAGTCGAACGTAAATGCATCAGGATTTCGTTTTCAATACAACGGGCGGCATAAGTGGCTAACTTGGTTCCTTTGCCTGTTGAGTAGCTCTCTATCCCTTTAATAAGGCCGATAGTCCCGATTGAAATTAGGTCTTCAAAATCCTCCTTCGTGTTTTCAAACTTTTTTACAATGTGAGCGACGAGACGCAGGTTATGTTCGATCAGCTTATCTCTGGCTTCTTTGTTCCCTTCTTTCATCAGCTGAAGCTGTTTAGCCTCTTCCTCTTTGGATAGGGGATTAGGAAACGCTTGGTTTTTAACATAAGACAGAAAAAACAGTGATTCTTTAAAAAAGTACAGAATGGAAGCGATCAAACTGCTCAAACACATACACCTCCTTATAGATTGGGCATCTGCCTACCACAAGTGTATGTGCTGATAAGTTATCCCGTGCCTGTACGCGGGAAATTAAAAAGCAGTCAACGTGTGCTGACTGCTTAACGATTATCTCCCTGCTGCTTTGTCTCCATATGTTCTTTCCATTCATCGTAGCCGCTCTTCTCTGAAAGGGGAACACCACTTTTATAAGCTGCCTTTCCAATCATATGACCTGCGACAGGCGCAGTCAGCATAATAAAGACGATCCCTAACAGTAATTTGCCGCTGACCACTTCTTGCTCAACATACATGAAGATAAAGGCTGCAATTAGTATTCCCGATACCCCTAAAGTAGCCGCCTTAGAGGCCGCGTGTAAACGAGTATATACATCTGGAAACCGAATAACCCCTATGGACGCAGAGATTAAAATAAAGGTACCGAGCAGCAGGGAGATCCCAATGAAGATATATAAAATGATGTCAATCCATGTCCCGGTCAATTATAACACCCTTTTCTATAAATTTAGCTAATGCGATCGTTCCAATAAATAAGAGGATCCCGATTAACAAAATAACATCATTTAATTGATTAGTGACTAATAAAATCGCAAGAATTCCTGCCAGACCCATAACATTTACCCCTAAACCGTCTACAGCTAAAATGCGGTCAGGATTTGAGGGTCCAAACAGCACACGGTACAGCAGGAGAAGAACGGATATGGAGACACCTATGATGGATATAACTGCTGCTATATTTACGAAAGCACGGGTAACTTCAAGTGTCTGTTCCATTAGCGAGTCACCTCCAAAATTGCTTTTTCAAAGGTTTCCTTAATTTCTTTAACAGAAGCCTCTATGTCTGGTATATCCATGGCGTGAATATACAAAGTTGATAAATCTTCGCTGACTTCAAGAGTCAGCGTG
This window of the Halobacillus sp. Marseille-Q1614 genome carries:
- the sigK gene encoding RNA polymerase sporulation sigma factor SigK, which codes for MSSLIASILYFFKESLFFLSYVKNQAFPNPLSKEEEAKQLQLMKEGNKEARDKLIEHNLRLVAHIVKKFENTKEDFEDLISIGTIGLIKGIESYSTGKGTKLATYAARCIENEILMHLRSTKKMSKDISLQDPIGHDKEGNELNLLDILQADVVDVVEEIQLHMEIEQIKQYIGVLDDREKEVIVFRYGLNDEDERTQREIAKELGISRSYVSRIEKRALMKIFHEFYKQSKYGQSN
- the mnhG gene encoding monovalent cation/H(+) antiporter subunit G, producing MTGTWIDIILYIFIGISLLLGTFILISASIGVIRFPDVYTRLHAASKAATLGVSGILIAAFIFMYVEQEVVSGKLLLGIVFIMLTAPVAGHMIGKAAYKSGVPLSEKSGYDEWKEHMETKQQGDNR
- a CDS encoding monovalent cation/H+ antiporter complex subunit F, whose amino-acid sequence is MEQTLEVTRAFVNIAAVISIIGVSISVLLLLYRVLFGPSNPDRILAVDGLGVNVMGLAGILAILLVTNQLNDVILLIGILLFIGTIALAKFIEKGVIIDRDMD